One window from the genome of Nicotiana tomentosiformis chromosome 5, ASM39032v3, whole genome shotgun sequence encodes:
- the LOC138893195 gene encoding uncharacterized protein: protein MDRKCRYYVWGSIDEKRKVALVSWKKICKPKKNGALNIKSCKLWNIASVRKRIWQLATKADSLWIRWVYGVYMRGNQDIWIHTPPVDSIWYWRKLNSIKSVMTNWYNNGTYCLTINGAYSVSRSYISLLGSMEKMLEADLVWNNIMLPRHRFIVWLANQEKLLTKERLIRVHIPVDDGMCCLCDENKVESQLHLFTECSWTVKLQDELEM, encoded by the coding sequence ATGGATAGGAAATGTCGGTATTACGTATGGGGAAGCATAGATGAGAAGAGGAAAGTTGCACTAGTCTCCTGGAAAAAGATATGCAAGCCAAAGAAGAATGGGGCGTTGAATATCAAAAGTTGTAAATTGTGGAATATTGCTTCTGTTAGAAAACGGATTTGGCAATTGGCAACCAAAGCAGATTCACTATGGATTAGATGGGTATATGGAGTATATATGAGAGGGAATCAGGATATCTGGATTCACACTCCACCTGTTGACAGCATCTGGTACTGGAGGAAGCTTAATTCCATTAAATCAGTTATGACAAATTGGTACAATAATGGCACCTACTGTTTAACAATAAATGGTGCATATTCTGTCAGTAGAAGCTATATTAGCTTACTAGGAAGCATGGAGAAAATGTTAGAAGCTGATTTAGTATGGAACAACATTATGCTACCTAGACATAGGTTTATAGTATGGTTGGCTAATCAAGAGAAGCTGTTAACAAAAGAGAGGTTGATCCGAGTCCATATACCAGTAGATGATGGAATGTGTTGCTTATGTGATGAGAACAAGGTTGAAAGCCAGCTACACCTCTTTACTGAGTGTAGTTGGACAGTGAAATTGCAAGATGAACTAGAAATGTGA